The Ipomoea triloba cultivar NCNSP0323 chromosome 13, ASM357664v1 genomic interval ATATATCAAGGAAAATCATCAAATATGCTTATGAATTTTATACGAAAAAATAATTAGGCCTTTCAAGTTTAATGCAAATCTTTGAATTAGTGTAGTGAACTCGGGGAAATTAACCTCCAATTTCTCACCACCAAATTCCAGTCTTGCACCATGTATGGGGTTTATCTTTTCCAAAgtgcttttgagttttgaccaCCAAATTCCAAGTCTTCCACTTTGTGGTTTAATTTATCTTAGCTTTTTTCCTTGACGTCAAGTCAACTTAAGCTAGTCATTTCcctaaaagaaaacaaagtgATTATGGATTTGAATATttattgatggatttataatttGGTATTTATGGTCCAagttttacaaaatatataattggtaTATATTCATGAACTCGTAACCTTTAGGTATGAAAATAATGCTCAATCCACTAGGTTacccctttgtttttgtttgttttttgcttttttttttttttttcatttgattactaGGTTTTAATTTATCAACCAATCAATTAATTACAATCATACATCGAGATTAATCATGCATGTTTGTGTCAAATAAGACCTCAAGGGCGGCAAAAGTTTAGAAGATATCCACACCATCTCATCCTCACCTTATAGGTTGATGATGAAGGTAATAAAGTTACAGGAAAGTAATTAGGAGTAAGTAAAAACACAAGTAGTAGTATTGCCGATAGTTCTGATCTGAGTACAAGATTTTGTGTATCTTCTGCCTGTCACAAGGGCCTAGTGTTTATACTGGCAAATggttaaaagtattacattttttattaaaaatattatacttctTCATCAGTAATGTTAGCAAGTGTTTATtgcttataaaagaaaatattatactttctaAGATAACAATGCAAACAAACATGCCGTTTGTGATGACTTCTAGAACAATGTGGACTACGAAACTACTATGGAATTGGCAGTGGTGAATTTCCAAGTCTACTAAGCTAAGCTAGCATCATTTTGTCAAAAGTActttattataaaattgtgaattggGGTGACTCACTACTccattaaattcttttatttaaattGCGTGGAGTAATCAGTGAGAGAAACACATCGGATCGATCACTCTCTTAGCTTATTTATCTAAATCTGTGGTCTTATTATTGAATAGAATTGTAGAGATTGAGGAGATGAAGATGAGCCATCACAGAACCCTCACCTCACTCTTTTATAATTACTTCTCATCATCTGCTCTCCACCATCACCTTCTGTTTTGCCTAATATGTACTCTTACCCTTTCCACTTACTCCTCCTCCTTTGTATCATCATCAGCTACTCTTTACTCAAATGAGACTGATAGAATTGCTCTTTTAGAGTTTAAACACCGGATTTCTGATGATCCCAATGGAGTACTTCTTAACTCCTGGAATGACTCTGTGCACCATTGTGGTTGGCAAGGAGTGAGGTGTGGTCGTCGACACCCACGAGTTGTGGCATTGAGGCTTCCTAAGAAGGGGTTGGTGGGAACCATATCCCCTCATATTGGAAATCTTACTTTCCTCAGGCTTCTTGATCTTCATAGCAATATGTTTCAAGGTGAAATTCCAGGAGAGATTGGTGGTTTGTTTCGACTAAGATATCTCGACCTGGCTACGAATGCACTGACGGGAGAACTGGCTAAGCTTAATCTCAGCAGCTGCGTACAACTTATGGAACTCCAATTTTCTGAAAATGGCCTCCAGGGGAAGCTCCCGACAGTCCTAGCTAATTTGAAGAAGCTACAACAACTAACTCTGGGTAGTAACAGATTGACAGGTGGAATTCCTCCCACTTTTGGGAATTTGTCATCACTTCAACTGTTGGGCTTGGAGATGAATCATTTGAAGGGACGTATTCCGCATGAGATTACGCGGTGTTTGGGTTTAAATTTCCTTTCACTTAGTGACAACAATTTCACTGGTACACTATCTCCTTCTTTCTTCAATATGACTTCTATACAAGCTTTTTCACTATCTGAAAACTCACTTGAAGGGACCATTCCAAGATACATAGGAGACACCATGCCAAACttggaaatattttattttggtggCAACAAATTGCATGGAACTATCCCTATTTCATTTCCCAACGCCTCTAAGCTTAAAGAATTTGAGGTAGTAGACAACCATCTTGTAGGTAAAGTTCCAGATAATATTGGAAGGTTAAAAGATCTTCTACTTTTGAACCTTGGGTACAATCTTCTTGGTAGCAATGATCCCTTCAATGACTTGGCTTTTATAACATCTCTGTCCAATTGTAGTAATTTAAAGGAGTTTTccatttatgaaaataaatttgaaggtaaatgGCCAAACACCATAGCTAACCTCTCATCCAAACTCCAGCTCCTACGTCTAGGAGATAATAAGATATTTGGTAACATATCCGGAGGAATAAAAAATCTAGTTAGCTTGATCTCTTTCGATATAGGAGGCAATCTACTATCAGGTATTATTCCTAGTGAGCTAGGTGAATTGCATAACGTACAAGTTTTGATTCTTGAAGAAAACCAATTATCTGGAAAAATGCCAATCACTCTTTTTAACCTTACTTATCTAGCTTCTCTTATTTTGTATAACAACAATTTTGATGGCAATATACCCTCAAATGTGGAAAATCTCAAGAATTTGAATGAATTGGACATGAACAATAACAAACTAGATGGCATCATTCCTCAACAAGTTTTTAATGTGCCATCTTTGTCTAAGTACCTTGACCTTTCCCGTAATTCATTCACTGGCCCGTTATCTCCCGCCGTGGGTAAATTGAAAACACTAAATGCCTTTGACGTCTCTGGAAACAAATTGTCGGGCGAAATTCCAAATACAATTGGAGAGTGTTTGAGCCTTGAGTATCTTGATATGCATGATAATCTCTTTGAAGGTAAAGTCCCACCTTCTTTGATTTCCTTAAAAAGCATTACATATTTGGATATCTCAAAGAACAAGTTGACTGGAGAGATACCAAGAGACCTCCAAAAGCTCCCACTCTTGCAATATTTGAACCTTTCTTTCAATGATCTAGAGGGGGAGGTACCAACCATTGGAGTGTTTGCAGTGGCAACCAATGTATCATTGCTTGGAAACAGAAAGCTATGCGGTGGTATACCTGAGCTAAAGCTGCCTCCATGTCTtgtgaagaaaacaaaacacGGAAAGCATTTAAAGCTTATGATTGTTATCTTCACATGTATCTGCTCGGCTATGGTGTTTGCATCATTCATTGCTTTTCTAACATTGTGTTGGAGGAAACAAAAGAGGGTGGAGTCAGCTAAGCCATCCAAAGTTGAAAAGCTTTCCAAAATCTCTTATAGAGACCTGCATCAAGCTACTGATGGTTTCTCTGAGACAAATTTGATTGGTTCGGGAAGTTTTGGCTCTGTTTACAAAGGAATATTTGAGCAAAGTGGAGGAGAACATACAATTGCGGTGAAGGTACTTGACCTTTTAAAAAATGGAGCTACAAAGAGCTTTCTTGCAGAATGTAAAGTGTTAAGGAACATACGCCACCGAAATCTTGTTCCAATTTTGACTTGCTGCTCGAGCTGTGATTTTGCAGGTAATGAATTCAAAGCTTTGGTTTATGAGTTCATGGAAAATGGGAATTTGGATATGTGGTTGCATACACATTCATCTAATGCAAGGACAACCGTTCTAAGTGTTCTTCAAAGGTTAAACATTGCAATTGATGTAGCTTGTGCGTTGCATTATCTTCATGATGATTGTGAATCGGAGGTTATTCATTGTGATCTAAAGCCAAGTAACATTCTGCTTGACAATGACTTAACTGCTCATGTTGGAGACTTTGGTATATCAAGACTTTATTCACGTACAATTGAAGATCCAATTGGTGAACAAACTAGTACCACTGGATTAAAGGGGTCAATTGGTTATGTTCCACCAGGTATGAATAAGTCATATTCATATATCATATCTTATGTTGATGAAGAAGTTCtttcccaaaaattaaaatgctctattaatttttattttttttacttgttttgtttgttttcacaAATAATTTGGATTTAGAGTACGGAATAGGAGCAAACGCATCAACTTTTGGAGATGTGTATAGTTTTGGAATCCTTTTGTTAGAAATGTTCACAGCTAAGAGACCCACGGATGACTTATTCAATGGTGAGTGTAGCAGTCTTTGTGAGTATGTGGAGATGGCGTTGCCAGATGAAGTGATAGAGATTGTAGACCCATTGCTTTCAGCATGCCTAGAAAGCAGTCGTGGAATAACACCGGAGGTAGAGTTGGAGGATGATGGCAATTTGGTGGAAATTGAAGAGAGCAAGGTGCAAAACTTCTTCCTCTTCATCTTCAAAATTGGACTCACTTGTGCTTCAAGATCACCAATGGATCGCATGCATATGAATGATGTGAGCAGGGAATTACACAAGATTAAGAAGGCtttctttgcataaaattaAGCAAACATGTTTTGTGACATACAATATTTCCATGGGTAGAAATTAAGAAAAGCTTGCTTTCCAATTTGCCAAATACATGCTGCTCtaaatttccttaattttgatttaaactTTTCTTGGATTGGAATCTTCTTTTGTTGTACGATGGGGAACAAGCTCCAAGTATTATCTATATGTTCTTATATTAATTAGAGTATAACCATTTCTATTAAATTGACGTAACATGATCCTAAAGTATGATATGCACAATTAGTTAACTAATTAATCTAGCATAAgttcacaagaaaataaaactgCACTAAAAAGATCTTGTGTGACGGACTCGATCAAACGAGTTGGTAAGAATTAAACTCTTGACTTTCAAATCGAACATTATCCAAGAACTCTCTTtaatttcttgcaatatttGAATCTTTCTTTTAATGATCTAGAAGGTGAGGTGCCAACAAATGGAATTTTTGCTAAGGCAAACCATGTATCATTGGTTGCTTGGAAACAAAAAAGTTTGTGGTGGTATACCTAAGCTAAAGCTACCTCCATGTGCACTGAAGCAAAGAAAACAGAGAAAGCATCTAAAGCTTAAAGCTATGATTGTTATCTTTATGTGGCTCTGGTGTTTGCATCAATCATTGCTTTTCTAACATTGCACTGAATCGGAGGAAAGACAAAAGGAGGGAGCGTGCtaaattatccaaattaaagttgaaaagCTTTCCAAAATCCCTTATAGGGATTTGCATCGAGCAACTGAAGGATCTCTGCGATAAATTTGATTGGTTCTGTTTGCAGGTAATGAATTCAAAGCTCTAGTTTATGAATTTATGGAAAATAGAGATCTAGATATGTGGTTGCATACACATTCTGTTGATGCAAGAGCAAAGACAAATGTTCTCAGTGTTCTTTAAAGGTTAAATATTGCAATTGACATAGCTTCTACATTGTGTTATCTCTATGATGATTGTAAATCAATGGTTATTCATTGTTATCTAAACCGAGTAACATCCTACTTCATAAAGACTTTGGGATATCAAGGCCCACACATTCTTCATctccatttttaaaattggtctCATTTGTGCTTCTAGTAGATCACCAATGGATCACATGCACATGAATAAAGTGACCAGGGAATTACACAAGATTAAGAAGTCCTtctttacatattaaatgttgtgatttggttgaaattttgtatattaagtaGAGCATAACTATTTCTATTAAATTGATGTAATACGATCCTAAGGTATGATATGCACAATTAGTCAACTAATTAACCTAACATAAGctcataagaaaataaaactgcACTAAAAATCTTGCATGACGGACTCGATCAAGAGAGTTGGTAAGAATTAAACTCGTAACTTTCAAATATGAAAGTTATGTTTCACCACTTAGCCACCATAAATAAATACCAGAAAGCGAACACCATAAtgccaataatatatatatatatatatatatatatatatatatatatatatatatatatatatatatatatatatatatatatatatatatatatatgtatatatagaatttaATTCAAATGCGGCCTGCACAGTAGGTGCGGTCGTGTGACCCAACATATACAGCTGGATTGAGGTGATCTGACGGTTGatgttatatattaggatttaggaaatttaattcgcgtaacttaagtgggggctttatggtaattgtaagtggggaAGGTAATGTTAAGGTACAGAATGCACTAACAAATGTATTAAagcacaccattcaacgtactaaaatgcaccagttcttatataaaaacacaccacttaaccaccacacaccaaatgcaactactctcgtaaagcTCACCAAcatttgtattaaaatgcaccactgcaCAAATTAAAGCACACCATTTCCCACCATACCCAAATACACCtagtcaattcaaatgcaccaacaaacgtattaaaacacaccattctacgttgtaaaatgcaccagttctcagattaacacaccattctacgttgtaaaatgcaccagttctcagattaaaacacacttCTACGttgtaaaatgcaccagttctcagattaaaacacaccaaatgtaactactctcgtaaaattcaccaccatgtgtattaaaaaacactattctacgttataaaatgcaccaattcttagattaaaacacaccacttaaccaccacacaccaaatgcaactactctcgtaaaattcaccaccatgtgtattaaaacacacaattctacgtataaaatgcaccactggacaaattaaaacacaccattatacgttacaaaatgcaccaattctcatattaaaacacaccacttgaccaccacacaccaaatacacatactattgcgaattacaccaatattatctcaaatatgaaccagattaatgttaATAACACAcagactattgcgaattactccattctcgttcctCTGTTGGAGTCGACCTGTGCGTTTTGTTCggaacggagcgctcgttgctggtgatggagtcCTTCTACGCTCGTCTGGTGTTCGTTGttcagtgctcgtcgacttcaagtctccgtcgtcgtctgatctagttttgaaattgtagtgaattgccaacattatccttcccgtTCGCGTAACTAAAGACCAAGCGCctatattgtttggattaatatgaagtcTTAAATCATGGAATCTAATGGTGCATATcaggccacacagccgcacgggggatgcggcctatatatatatatatatatatgggcgcgctctaatgagaacgggtgccaggagagaaataagaacgacCCACAGCCgtggagagaaataagaacgacCCACAGCCGTACTGGGGAGGCTGTTCGCATCTGATGcggcccatatatatatatatatatatataggatttggatcCAGTGAGATCATCATATTTAGACGAGATCGTGAGATTACATCTCGACCAttcattgtttttatttaacggttcagattttattttaatcatttttgaTTTAATGTCCGGAATTGGGTTCAGGAGGGCATGGTGGTAATTTTAACCCTTCTTTGCATATTTACGTATTTTGTATCCCATTTTTTACTCCTTTTTTACCTTTTTGCGATTGCGTTTACCCGGATTTTAGGTGATTTCCTCCCACGTTTTGGCGCCGGTCTCCATCCCTCACTGTCGCGTATTCGCATTCCCTCTCGGTTGTCGACATAGGCACAAGCTAGCAGTTCCTTGGGGCCGAATTTTAGGTGATATCCTCCCACGATTTGGCGCCGGTGTCCATCCGTCGCCGTCGCGTATTCGCCTTCCCTATCGCTTGTCGACATTGGCACAAGATAGCATTTCCATGGCAGGCTCTTCTATTAGGAGGTCGAAGCGTCTGAGGAGGGTTGTTACTAATGGTGTTGAAGGTATTCCATGTTCAattttttgttgcttatttcttTATCTGCTTTCTGTTTTTTTGGTTAGGGTTAGCATTGGTTCGGTGGTTTGGTGTTCCAGGGTACTCTGTTTTGGGGCTGTGGGTGGTGTTCCGATTGGCATATTCGGTCCGTGGGCTGGGTGTGTTTTTGGTTTAATAAAAACtcaaatttttatattcaattCTTAATATGTTTTATTATAAGTGGAAGGAAGTAGTCAAGTAGTTCAAATGTGTTTATATActacatatatgtgtattgACTCAATCCTTTATGCTTCTAACAATCTCAATCCTATCAGAGAATGAGTGAATTGCCCAGAATGGGAGTTGGGGTTTGGGCTGTTGGTTGTCATGTGCAGTTTGTGTTTGTATGTCTACGGAGGGGGTAAAATAGCCTCATGAACTTAATCAATTTtacaatgattaaaaaagaaaaaaagaggttGCATCTTGCTGCATTTAAAATGTAGTTTATTAAGTGTAAATAGCATTTAAACTATAGGTTTCTAATTCAgatttttctcttaaaagttaaaactattGATTGTTGATATTATGTTTAATCCCTGATGGCACAGCAAGTAATACATTGTATTTTCTGGTCCTTTAGTCTGTGCACCAGTATGGTATAGCTATTTACGATTTGGAATTCGTAAtagtttcaaaaaataatcCCCTGGAAAAGTGTGATgttaaacttttaaagtttcTACCGTTGTGAAAttcacatataaatttattgtGAAACAAAGATTCTATTTAAGTGTGTATGGTATAAACTGCTGTAGTTTTTATGGGTATGTTTTTTGGGTATGTGCTCTTTAGGCAATTACTGTGTGCACCATTTAGTTTGCGTTATTGGTTtcgtaaatattaattttattttaaatgtgtATTGGCATAAACTGCTATAGtaattatttctattattattgcattttgTGCTCGTTAGGCAATTAGTGTGTGCACCGGTCTGTGTGCGTTattcattttgttaatattaattttatttaaatgtgtATTCGCATAAAATCCTGTATTAATTGTTTGGGTCTGTTATTTTAGTTTGTGCTCGTTAGGCAATTACTGTGTGCACCGGTCTGTCTGCGACActcattttgttaatattaatttcacttacaaatgTATTGGTACAAACCTATGtagtattcatttttattactgTTTGGGTTTGTTCTCTTTAGGCAATTAGTGTGTGCACCAGTATGGTGTTTCTTTATTATGTTTTTGGGTTTGTGCTCTTTTTAGGTAATTAGTGTGTGCACCTGAATGGTATTGCTAATTAGGATTGGGAATTCTTAATATTGGGAAAAATTAATGAGTTTGAAAACTGTGATCTTAAACTTTTGAAGTTCCTATCGTTGTGAAATTCACATATGTATTTATTCTGAAACAGAGATTCTATTTAAATGTGTATGGTATTAACTGTTgtagttattatttatatgttttttggCTATGTACTCTTTTTAGGCAATTAGTGTGTGCACTATTCTGTGTGCGTTAttcatt includes:
- the LOC116001169 gene encoding probable LRR receptor-like serine/threonine-protein kinase At3g47570, which translates into the protein MALSMRAIKSVATRTNDSKVVLKFLKDIFARFGMPRAIISDEDTHFCNKLFAGLLKKYGITHRVAIPYHPQTSGQVEVSNRQIKGILEKTANSSRKDWAVKLNDALWAYKTAYKTPIGMSPYIKLIVSRIVEIEEMKMSHHRTLTSLFYNYFSSSALHHHLLFCLICTLTLSTYSSSFVSSSATLYSNETDRIALLEFKHRISDDPNGVLLNSWNDSVHHCGWQGVRCGRRHPRVVALRLPKKGLVGTISPHIGNLTFLRLLDLHSNMFQGEIPGEIGGLFRLRYLDLATNALTGELAKLNLSSCVQLMELQFSENGLQGKLPTVLANLKKLQQLTLGSNRLTGGIPPTFGNLSSLQLLGLEMNHLKGRIPHEITRCLGLNFLSLSDNNFTGTLSPSFFNMTSIQAFSLSENSLEGTIPRYIGDTMPNLEIFYFGGNKLHGTIPISFPNASKLKEFEVVDNHLVGKVPDNIGRLKDLLLLNLGYNLLGSNDPFNDLAFITSLSNCSNLKEFSIYENKFEGKWPNTIANLSSKLQLLRLGDNKIFGNISGGIKNLVSLISFDIGGNLLSGIIPSELGELHNVQVLILEENQLSGKMPITLFNLTYLASLILYNNNFDGNIPSNVENLKNLNELDMNNNKLDGIIPQQVFNVPSLSKYLDLSRNSFTGPLSPAVGKLKTLNAFDVSGNKLSGEIPNTIGECLSLEYLDMHDNLFEGKVPPSLISLKSITYLDISKNKLTGEIPRDLQKLPLLQYLNLSFNDLEGEVPTIGVFAVATNVSLLGNRKLCGGIPELKLPPCLVKKTKHGKHLKLMIVIFTCICSAMVFASFIAFLTLCWRKQKRVESAKPSKVEKLSKISYRDLHQATDGFSETNLIGSGSFGSVYKGIFEQSGGEHTIAVKVLDLLKNGATKSFLAECKVLRNIRHRNLVPILTCCSSCDFAGNEFKALVYEFMENGNLDMWLHTHSSNARTTVLSVLQRLNIAIDVACALHYLHDDCESEVIHCDLKPSNILLDNDLTAHVGDFGISRLYSRTIEDPIGEQTSTTGLKGSIGYVPPEYGIGANASTFGDVYSFGILLLEMFTAKRPTDDLFNGECSSLCEYVEMALPDEVIEIVDPLLSACLESSRGITPEVELEDDGNLVEIEESKVQNFFLFIFKIGLTCASRSPMDRMHMNDVSRELHKIKKAFFA
- the LOC116001170 gene encoding uncharacterized protein LOC116001170; the encoded protein is MYHWLLGNKKVCGGIPKLKLPPCALKQRKQRKHLKLKAMIVIFMWLWKDKRRERAKLSKLKLKSFPKSLIGICIEQLKDLCDKFDWFCLQVISSHVLAPVSIPHCRVFAFPLGCRHRHKLAVPWGRILGDILPRFGAGVHPSPSRIRLPYRLSTLAQDSISMAGSSIRRSKRLRRVVTNGVEGYVDQGNQNGLVDSPSSDDFVSPPVVLPPSAQPDPPL